The genomic region TCCGCGGCGGCTGCGTCATGCTCGGCTACCTGGACGACGACAAGGCCACCAAGGCGGCGATACGCGACAACGGGTGGTTCTACACGGGGGACGTCGGCGTGATGCATCCTGACGGTACATGGAGATCTGCGACCGGTCCAAGGACGTGATCATCAACGGCGGGGAGAACATCAGCAGCGTGGAGGTGGAGTCCGTGCTGTACAGCCACCCGGCGGTGAACGAGGCCGCGATGGTGGCATGGCCGGACGATTTCTGGGGAGAGACGTCGTGCGCATTCGTGAGCCTCAAGGAGGAGGGATCGACGGCTGCCGATGTCATCGCGATATGGTTTAATATTGAAAGGGTGAGCCCCTGGAACCAATGGTATAGTGTGGTCGCATGTTCTGCTTGGTGGTAAGCCGACTGGATCCTCAAATACCTCCACGAACTGATCCAGAACTACTTGGACTTTTGGATCGACCGATTGTCCAGCAGGTGTAGCCTGTGATTCCATTGACAAGAGCAAAAGTTCGGTGACAGCGCCGGCTGGTAATGTCACCTAATGTCACCTGCACACCTTGCAAGTATGCTGACGACCCATTATATGGAATGACTGCCCACTTGTTCGCCCAATCCACCTTCATCGGACTGTATTGCTGGAGCCAGTTCATGCCCAATAGACAATAGTACATCAAACACTATAAGAGGCAAAAATTTCATGTCAGTGACAAATTGGCAATCAGACATACTCCACTCAACTGCTGGGAGATGATAACGGCATGAAAGCACTTGACCGTTGGCTACTTGCACAGATATGGTTCTAGGCAACTCTTGAACACCAGACAACTGTGGCCGTAAGCGGTCACTGACAAAAGTGTGAGAAGACCCTGAGTCAACTAATATGAGGATGTCGTGTTGCTGCATGCGACCAGCAAATCACATAGTGGTTCCTTTGTCAATTCCTTCCCATGCTGCTGGTGATAGAGATAGTGCCATCATGATTTGTTCCGGCTGGTCAGGTGCGTCTTCGACACTTTCTGGTACTGCCAGTAGATCCCATACCTCCTCGATGGCATGTAACTGTACCGTGCTGGCACATTTGTGACCGGGAAACCATTTCTCTGCACAGCGGTCGCACAAACCGCGAGCACGACGATAGCTTTTGAGCGATGCTACACGATCAGCTGGTGAAGATGCACGACTGAAGTCACCAGTCGTTTTGTCAGTGGATTGATTTTGTCCGCCTGGTTGTTCCTTCTTGCTGAATTCAGACGACGCCATATGCGGCCAAGCCATCCGGTTGGAGAAAGGCTCAGCATGCTGACGCCGAGATGACTCCAGCGCCTCTTCCTGCACAAGGACGAGTGCACAAGCAGCATCGAGATTTGGAGGTCTTTGTACCATTATAACAGTTTTAATATCATGTTTGAGACCATCGATAAATCGCATTGTGTAGTACAAGGGATCAGTATGCGACTCATATGCAGCTAACTCATCTATCAAGGATGCAAACTGTTCAACATAGTCTGAAACAGACCCTGTCTGACTAATATGGAAGAGCTGACGAATCAAGGATTCATGTTGTTCACGAGCTGGATGGGCTTGGCCAACATCGCATTCGACCCCTCCCCTATCGTCGTCGCTCGGGGTTGCAGGCGAATTTTGGGCGGAGAGCATGCTGCGTCTGGGCAATCGGCAGGATATGTCGATCACCCCCACGAACTGAACTTTAAATCGGGGGCTATAGCTCCCGCGGCGTTGGTACGGCGCCGAGGGGTAGAGGGGCCAAGACGGCGGCAAGGAAATGCAAGGAAAAATCCCGCCACTAACGAACCGTCGCACGCCCAGCAAGGCCAAGGCGCCGGGCGCGTGGGTTCTTAAGCTGCTTGCTTGGCTTTGGTGTGGCCGCCGGTGTGCTATGGGCTATGGCGTTGCCGTCTTGGATTTCGTCGCTTGGCGAGCACGGATGAGGATCGAGGAGCGCTCGGGGCAGGTGGGTCAATCAGTCGTGCGACCGGGTACATAAATTaccatgatattatatgttcccgttgcaacgcacgggcagtcACCTAGTTTACTTTGATTTGAACTGCTAAACCGGTCAGTTTTAGCAGTTTTTGGCGATTTACCGTGATAAACCGTTATCGTTAGGTAGCCGTTTTTCTGTTAAAACGGTGGGTAGCGGTTTTTCATTAAAACGGTTTGGTAAACCTTGGCTTCAACATAAAAATCTTCTGTGTAAGAACTCGATAGAAACTCAATTGTTCTACAACAAAACGTAGACATTTTATCATTTTGTTGGAAAGATTGAAATGTCACAAGTTTTTTAATATTTTTCCAGCGAATTTTGGTTTGCCTACCTTCCCCAGCCGCACTAGGCGTCTAGGCCACTAGCTCACTACAACGAATCTACCACTACCACCTAAAAAATTGCAATTCGCACCGCCGGCGATGTCGGTGCGGGCCTGCCTTCGGTTCACCGTGGCGCCACCGACACGGAGAATTCGGTGGGCACTTGAAGCTTCTGCTCCCACACCCGAGACTCCAGATACACCTTGGACACCTTCCCCGCGACCCACATCATGTCCGGCCGATCCTCTAAGTCCAACGCTGCGCACCGGAGCGCCACCTCCACCAGCCTTTCCGCGGCCGACACCGGGAACGAGTCCCCCAGCCTCCTGTCCACCCAATTCCTCACGCCGCCTTCCGCCGCCGCAGCAGCGGCCGTCTCGACGACCGACACCCGCTGGAACTCCTTGGTGCCCCTGTCGAAGCGGTACTTCTCCGGCTCCTCCCCGGAGAGCAACTCCAGCAGCAGCACCCCGAAGGCGTACACGTCCGCCTCACGCGACGGCTCGCTGCCGCTGGAGCCCGGGGCCGCGTAGGGGGAGTGGGCGACCTCACGGGCGTCGGCGGGGGCAGCGAGTTCGGCCGCGCCGAAGTGGGTGAGCCGCGCGCGGAGGCCCGGGTCGGACACGATCACGGCGAAGGCGGAGACGCGGCcgtggacggcgctcgcgtggtgGTGGACGTACTCGAGCCCCTGCGCGACGTCGGCGGCGACCTGGAGGCGGGAGACCCAGGAGCGGAGCGCCGTGAAGCTGGGGTTGCGCGGGCCACGGAGGCACGCCGCCAGCGTGGCGGCGCCCGGCGGGAGCTCGTACGCGAGGTAGAGGTGGGCGCCCGCGGGGCACGCGCCCAGCAGCCGCGCGAGGCTGGTGTGGTGGTACCTGCCGACCCTGGCAAGCGCGGCGGCGTCCACGGCCGCGGCGCCCGGGCGGCGCGGGAGCTGGAAAAGGGCGGCGTCGCGGCCCCGGAGGGAGCAGCGCCAgtaggcggcggcggaggcggaggcggcccCACCTGCGCGCTTGGCGAGGAAGCTGTTGGTAGCGGCGGCCAGCTCCTGGAAAGGGTAGAGGACCGGCGGGTCCGGGAGCGAGGCGCGCGCCGCGGCGAGCGAGGCGCGGCCGGAGGAcgcggaggaggtggaggacgACGAGGTGGCGCCGCGCCGCTGCGCGCTGGCCGTGGCCGTGCCCGTGCCCGTGCCCGTGGCGGCGCCGGAAGGCCCTGTCCCAGAGTAGGAcgtggagggggaggaggaggaggccccGGTCGCGGCGGGGCGGCGCTTGGCGGAGGCGGACGAGGAGGAGCGGCGGGAAGAAGGGCTAGCCGCGGGCTGCGATGCCAACGCGTCGGAGCTTGCCCTGGGCTTGCACATCGCCGCCCGTGGCGACGGTGACCAAGCTGCGAGTTGCTACCGCGCCCGGCCGGGGCAGAGCAGAGCATGCCCCCGCGGAATCTGTGAATCCTAAAACGTGTGCACAGCTGGCAGGGCAGGCAGGCTGCTAAGGATGTGGTGGAGGTTAGCAACAAAACGCGACCCCGCCGCCTGCCTGGATTTGCATTGCTGCGGAAGCACGAGTGCTCCCAGTTCACatttagggcccgtttggcacagctccagctcctAATTCTAAACGAGGATCTGGAGGAGCCGTGCCAAACGGGTATTTTTTtaaactgattctcgtgtggagccgaaagatcgggagtcgtttttgtgaagaaaggtgggatctaaaaaaacttgctccaccctcccttaaaacagctcctcaaccaaccaaatatggatctccccttaaagtttgatcgaaattacccgcaattgtcatta from Zea mays cultivar B73 chromosome 6, Zm-B73-REFERENCE-NAM-5.0, whole genome shotgun sequence harbors:
- the LOC100280820 gene encoding protein kinase APK1B — its product is MCKPRASSDALASQPAASPSSRRSSSSASAKRRPAATGASSSSPSTSYSGTGPSGAATGTGTGTATASAQRRGATSSSSTSSASSGRASLAAARASLPDPPVLYPFQELAAATNSFLAKRAGGAASASAAAYWRCSLRGRDAALFQLPRRPGAAAVDAAALARVGRYHHTSLARLLGACPAGAHLYLAYELPPGAATLAACLRGPRNPSFTALRSWVSRLQVAADVAQGLEYVHHHASAVHGRVSAFAVIVSDPGLRARLTHFGAAELAAPADAREVAHSPYAAPGSSGSEPSREADVYAFGVLLLELLSGEEPEKYRFDRGTKEFQRVSVVETAAAAAAEGGVRNWVDRRLGDSFPVSAAERLVEVALRCAALDLEDRPDMMWVAGKVSKVYLESRVWEQKLQVPTEFSVSVAPR